One window of Rhodococcus qingshengii JCM 15477 genomic DNA carries:
- a CDS encoding AAA family ATPase — protein MMTLSNDPGGKPSVHIERLQVEAEGFLAGLDLRFSPGLNVIIGARGTGKTSIVELIRFCTGAGAFTEKAKTQGNQQAIAILDGGAVTLTIRDNDSIYTISRSASGHTSTSPGAGNISCTVLAQNEIEAVGAQTAGRLHLLDRFRTDREVRERNIDSFRSQLRSLTTEISTLISDGRAISEEIESLQPIESELAAARQHQQQLLEDSQATQEQQTELKDLQEIGQRIAMRESVLEQDKSHVKEFQSQLDRLRSATTQILMPWPSHAGSDLIADDRPRLEHISYMLQQAAGELLAIEQGITNAAESTTSLRAVIDVQSRQVRQQLDTVQTGIGQASQRVAELEEKHGRLEALKNLLTIRAERFHSIASDRNEIYTKLDLLRDEIFRERDAVATKLNSSLAPTVRIRMSRSENSEQYRAAIVSGLRGSGIHYNSLAPQIAREVSPHELVTWIENGTYENLSAALGIAPERASSVIRALQHHATADIISAVIEDGATLELLDGPEYKPSDRLSIGQRCTVVLPILLGHHGDPLILDQPEDHLDNAFIASTLVSALRKRLPKDQFIFTSHNANIPVLGEADRVIAMNSDGEHGFVSHQGSLDEISTVQAVTKIMEGGVRAFETRSEFYQRERDAK, from the coding sequence ATGATGACTCTTTCGAATGATCCAGGAGGGAAACCGTCTGTGCATATTGAGCGACTCCAAGTTGAGGCCGAGGGTTTCCTAGCGGGATTGGACCTCAGGTTCAGTCCCGGGCTGAATGTCATCATCGGTGCGCGGGGGACGGGGAAAACCTCGATTGTTGAACTTATCCGGTTCTGCACCGGAGCAGGTGCGTTCACTGAAAAAGCGAAAACTCAAGGCAACCAACAAGCTATAGCCATCCTGGACGGGGGGGCCGTAACGCTCACGATCCGTGACAACGACTCTATCTACACGATCTCCAGATCGGCCTCTGGTCATACGTCGACATCTCCCGGCGCCGGAAATATTTCCTGTACGGTCCTCGCCCAGAACGAGATTGAAGCGGTGGGTGCACAAACAGCAGGACGACTGCATCTTTTGGACAGATTTCGAACAGACAGAGAAGTGCGCGAACGAAATATCGACTCTTTTCGATCGCAATTGAGAAGCTTGACCACAGAAATTTCCACTCTAATTTCGGATGGTCGAGCGATATCTGAAGAAATTGAGTCGCTGCAACCCATAGAGTCTGAATTAGCTGCGGCACGACAACATCAGCAACAGCTTCTTGAAGATTCTCAGGCCACACAGGAACAACAAACTGAATTAAAAGACCTTCAAGAAATAGGGCAACGGATAGCTATGCGCGAATCCGTACTCGAGCAAGACAAATCACATGTCAAAGAATTTCAGTCCCAACTGGACCGCTTGAGATCCGCAACGACTCAAATTCTCATGCCTTGGCCATCCCATGCGGGAAGTGACTTGATTGCCGATGACCGCCCCCGTCTTGAACATATTTCTTACATGCTTCAACAAGCTGCGGGAGAATTACTGGCAATCGAACAGGGAATTACAAATGCGGCAGAGTCAACAACTAGCTTACGCGCCGTGATAGATGTTCAGAGCAGACAGGTTCGGCAACAACTGGATACCGTGCAAACTGGCATAGGACAAGCATCGCAGCGGGTAGCTGAACTGGAAGAAAAACACGGACGTCTTGAGGCACTCAAAAATCTCTTAACCATAAGAGCGGAAAGATTCCACTCAATAGCATCCGATCGAAACGAAATCTACACAAAGCTGGATTTGCTCCGGGACGAAATATTCCGAGAGCGAGATGCAGTAGCCACTAAACTAAATAGCAGCCTTGCGCCGACCGTACGGATTCGGATGAGTCGATCGGAAAATTCCGAACAATATCGCGCAGCTATAGTGTCCGGTCTCCGCGGTAGCGGGATCCACTACAACTCATTAGCGCCCCAAATAGCCCGCGAGGTCTCCCCACACGAACTTGTCACATGGATCGAAAACGGAACCTACGAAAACTTGAGCGCTGCTCTCGGAATCGCGCCAGAACGAGCGAGTTCCGTAATTAGAGCACTTCAGCATCACGCCACAGCGGATATTATTTCAGCAGTTATTGAAGACGGTGCAACTCTAGAACTTCTCGACGGACCTGAATATAAGCCCAGCGACCGACTATCAATTGGTCAGCGCTGCACTGTGGTGCTCCCGATATTACTTGGTCACCACGGCGATCCACTGATTCTCGATCAACCCGAAGACCATCTGGATAATGCATTCATAGCTTCAACCTTGGTTTCTGCTTTGCGCAAGCGGCTACCAAAAGACCAGTTCATATTCACGTCGCATAACGCCAACATACCTGTGCTCGGAGAAGCTGATCGGGTGATTGCCATGAATTCCGATGGTGAGCACGGCTTTGTTTCTCACCAAGGTTCGCTCGATGAAATTTCCACAGTTCAGGCCGTAACGAAGATCATGGAAGGCGGAGTGAGAGCATTCGAGACACGTTCCGAGTTCTATCAGAGAGAACGGGACGCCAAGTAG
- a CDS encoding Fic/DOC family protein, whose amino-acid sequence MPAKTSQFRSWDDYFIPGTTVLRNKLVTAADPYGTRDAEKLRRYEERATHLRAIELDRKPIEGNFDYAHLKAVHRALFQDVYEWAGQERVGPDRQMSKSGPDIVHYAPGDPAAPTVQYGYYPGVGDQIREAAERQFRKLAADDLLRGRDREQFVAGLADHWGEINTIHSFREGNTRTQSVFFSQLAREAGYELDVGQFAENAPLRTEFVQARFYNQATARTDRLVRVLDKALTKTHTRTKSGANAPLTAVERLTRRRLEHLRFEGEIEI is encoded by the coding sequence TTGCCTGCGAAAACTTCACAGTTCCGTTCCTGGGATGACTACTTCATCCCGGGAACGACTGTTTTACGAAACAAGCTGGTCACCGCTGCCGACCCATACGGGACACGGGACGCCGAAAAACTGCGCCGGTACGAAGAGCGAGCAACGCATCTGCGGGCGATCGAACTCGACAGGAAACCGATCGAGGGGAACTTCGACTACGCGCACCTCAAGGCCGTCCACCGCGCACTGTTCCAAGACGTATACGAATGGGCAGGTCAGGAACGTGTCGGCCCGGACCGACAGATGTCGAAGAGCGGCCCCGACATCGTCCACTACGCACCCGGGGACCCGGCAGCGCCCACAGTGCAGTACGGCTATTACCCAGGGGTCGGAGATCAGATCCGCGAAGCGGCCGAAAGACAGTTCCGCAAGCTCGCGGCCGATGACCTGCTGCGCGGCCGGGATCGAGAGCAATTCGTCGCCGGCCTCGCTGATCACTGGGGCGAGATCAACACGATCCACAGTTTCCGTGAGGGCAACACTCGCACGCAGTCGGTGTTCTTCTCCCAGCTGGCCCGCGAAGCCGGGTACGAACTCGACGTCGGGCAGTTCGCCGAGAATGCGCCACTGAGAACAGAATTCGTACAGGCACGCTTCTACAATCAAGCCACCGCCAGGACGGATCGTCTGGTCAGGGTCCTCGACAAGGCACTCACAAAAACGCATACTCGAACGAAATCTGGCGCAAATGCACCGCTCACTGCAGTGGAGCGTCTTACTCGAAGGCGACTTGAACATCTTCGTTTCGAAGGCGAGATTGAGATTTGA
- a CDS encoding antitoxin VbhA family protein, with protein sequence MTTAHKVTTRTASRSVEESVQFATGVVRLAGGTVTEADKAAARRVARGVSTPEQELAAFRQELEL encoded by the coding sequence ATGACCACTGCACACAAGGTCACCACACGCACTGCATCGCGCAGTGTCGAAGAGTCGGTACAGTTCGCGACCGGTGTTGTTCGTCTCGCCGGTGGCACCGTCACCGAAGCGGACAAGGCTGCTGCGCGCCGCGTTGCACGAGGAGTAAGCACTCCAGAGCAAGAGCTGGCGGCCTTCCGCCAGGAACTCGAGCTCTAA
- a CDS encoding type IV secretory system conjugative DNA transfer family protein produces the protein MAEKIHTRDPHRSNVGVYLAGAAFAVVLALVGAIGISVRLGSSWAGLEQIVSANPIDAGLNVMSGKLIWPTQASIIAGAFAVLALALIGVGTWWWASRSSKRRSKTPVGLATVKDLRIAKLDEASARKEGRFLRPSVANVSDKDIETAELALRLGFLRNSKHPVWVSTKDAIYVEGAAQQGKSSRLAVPMVLSAPGGCLTTSTKVDILHQTWLPRYLLGEVVVFDPENISGWPDRITWSVIAGCEDADVAIRRATALVAAKPKTAKSSGDGDFFDQKAATLLRCYLHAAALGNRKLSDVTAWCESTDAVEAREILDEHHAEWARTLSEILDAKSEKTTSSILMVLTSVMEPLASPSLLAAVDCPAASSFDVKDFVEKGTGTMYVLSEGGNGSVAPFAAALAAEVFFVANKLSQRRAGRKLDPALRMVLDELNNVAPIPELPAKMSDSGGRGIQLVAFTHNFSQTERRWGREGAKELAGSANIRLILPGLLDTATLKEVSTLLGSIEEFVLSAPTPRGRGMGTSRGGSLHRRQVMEESAIRELEEGTALMIRRNNKAVMLDLPGFWEDPQIRDVVAASEKQAAAVIEQGFVSTSPPVEASPLN, from the coding sequence ATGGCTGAGAAAATTCACACGCGAGATCCACACAGGTCGAACGTCGGGGTCTATCTCGCCGGCGCAGCATTTGCCGTTGTCCTCGCATTGGTTGGGGCGATCGGCATTTCAGTGCGCCTGGGTTCGTCGTGGGCGGGCTTGGAGCAGATCGTGTCGGCGAATCCGATCGACGCCGGGTTGAACGTGATGAGTGGAAAGCTGATCTGGCCGACGCAGGCGAGCATCATCGCGGGCGCCTTCGCGGTCCTCGCACTTGCTCTGATCGGTGTCGGCACCTGGTGGTGGGCATCGCGTAGTTCCAAGCGCCGCAGCAAAACCCCCGTCGGGTTGGCCACGGTGAAGGATCTGCGGATCGCCAAGCTGGACGAGGCATCCGCACGCAAGGAAGGCCGGTTCCTGCGCCCCTCGGTGGCGAACGTCTCCGACAAGGACATCGAGACCGCGGAACTGGCGCTGCGTCTGGGATTCCTGCGCAACTCCAAACATCCGGTGTGGGTGTCGACGAAAGATGCGATCTACGTCGAAGGTGCCGCGCAGCAAGGCAAGTCTTCCCGTCTGGCGGTACCGATGGTGCTCTCGGCACCCGGAGGCTGCCTGACGACGTCGACGAAGGTCGACATCCTGCATCAAACCTGGCTGCCCAGGTACCTACTCGGCGAGGTCGTCGTGTTCGATCCGGAGAACATTTCCGGCTGGCCGGATCGGATCACGTGGTCGGTGATCGCCGGATGCGAGGACGCGGACGTGGCGATCCGCCGCGCTACCGCCCTGGTGGCAGCGAAACCGAAGACGGCAAAGTCCAGCGGAGACGGTGACTTCTTCGATCAGAAGGCAGCAACCCTGTTGCGTTGCTACCTGCACGCAGCCGCGCTCGGCAATCGCAAACTCTCCGATGTCACGGCGTGGTGCGAGTCGACCGATGCAGTGGAAGCTCGCGAGATCCTCGACGAACACCATGCAGAGTGGGCGCGGACTCTCTCCGAGATCCTCGATGCGAAGTCAGAGAAGACGACGTCGAGCATTCTGATGGTGCTGACCTCGGTGATGGAGCCGTTGGCGTCACCGTCGCTGCTGGCTGCGGTGGACTGCCCGGCCGCGAGTTCGTTCGACGTGAAGGACTTCGTCGAAAAGGGCACCGGAACCATGTACGTGCTCTCCGAAGGCGGAAACGGATCGGTGGCACCGTTTGCTGCCGCACTGGCGGCCGAAGTGTTCTTCGTCGCCAACAAGCTCTCCCAGCGCCGCGCGGGTCGCAAGCTCGATCCGGCGCTGCGCATGGTCCTCGACGAACTCAACAATGTTGCTCCCATTCCGGAGCTACCGGCGAAGATGTCGGACTCGGGCGGCCGCGGAATCCAGCTGGTCGCATTCACACACAACTTTTCGCAGACCGAACGTCGATGGGGGCGCGAAGGCGCGAAAGAACTCGCTGGTAGCGCCAATATTCGGCTGATCCTGCCCGGCCTGCTGGACACCGCGACACTCAAGGAAGTCTCGACATTGCTCGGCTCTATCGAAGAGTTCGTGCTCTCGGCGCCGACGCCGCGTGGCCGGGGTATGGGCACCTCGCGTGGTGGCAGCTTGCATCGCCGTCAGGTGATGGAGGAATCAGCGATCCGTGAGCTCGAGGAGGGCACGGCGCTGATGATTCGCCGCAACAACAAGGCCGTCATGCTCGATCTTCCCGGTTTCTGGGAGGACCCGCAGATCCGCGATGTCGTCGCCGCGTCGGAAAAGCAAGCGGCGGCCGTGATCGAGCAGGGTTTCGTCTCGACGTCACCGCCGGTCGAAGCCTCCCCGCTCAACTGA
- a CDS encoding M23 family metallopeptidase → MKKGLAAALVLILPILVVVFIATSEEPKSTDCVPKGSGPGSSVAQGVPTGSMSKPMRSSDGQLTSGWRTPDRPDHKGDDIAGPAGAPIFALADGVVIDAGPASGFGQWIVIDHQMDGKMFSTVYGHMFEDAVLVKTGDQVKAGQHIANEGYNGEVSPPGPGGAHLHFEVWEGGRLAGGHDVDPMPYYQAAAEPGSADSSPAVPSTPTAPSAPSGAEMAALPAKVGTEEHWQVDTVRVARAVYAKFPQLTSIGGWRPSDAISQDHPSGRAADIMIDDYSSDEGRKLGDAVKDYLWANREYFQIEYMIWRQEYIPSDGTPNMMEDRGSPNENHFNHVHVTTIGHGMPTAGQSYGPAPDVDGSTAPKPSDGCTIGGANLGDAGADLAAGTVPPEFEKWLVISAKQCTEITPPLLAGQLEQESNWKPGQISPAGAGGYTQFMPDTWAVFGYPVDENGNKNGPAGAGDPNNIADAVMAQGAYDCHVAEYLRPLHKSGQVTGDPIDTMLAGYNAGPGAVEQFGGIPPYAETQAYVVDIKERMTRYDAALAGEN, encoded by the coding sequence GTGAAAAAGGGACTCGCTGCGGCGCTGGTACTGATCCTTCCGATTCTCGTGGTGGTCTTCATCGCGACCTCGGAGGAGCCGAAGTCGACGGACTGCGTACCGAAGGGCAGTGGTCCAGGTTCGTCTGTGGCGCAGGGAGTCCCGACAGGTTCGATGTCGAAGCCGATGCGTTCGTCGGATGGTCAACTGACCTCGGGGTGGCGCACTCCGGATCGTCCGGACCACAAGGGCGATGACATTGCCGGTCCGGCCGGTGCGCCGATTTTCGCGCTGGCAGATGGCGTGGTCATTGATGCCGGTCCGGCGTCCGGGTTCGGTCAGTGGATCGTGATCGACCATCAGATGGACGGGAAGATGTTCTCGACCGTCTACGGGCACATGTTCGAGGACGCGGTACTCGTCAAGACCGGTGACCAGGTCAAAGCTGGTCAGCACATCGCCAACGAAGGCTACAACGGTGAGGTCTCTCCGCCGGGTCCCGGCGGGGCTCATCTGCATTTCGAGGTCTGGGAAGGTGGCCGACTGGCCGGCGGCCACGACGTGGATCCGATGCCGTACTACCAGGCAGCAGCCGAACCCGGCAGCGCCGACTCGTCGCCCGCGGTTCCGTCGACGCCGACTGCCCCATCTGCGCCCTCGGGAGCGGAAATGGCGGCACTGCCGGCCAAGGTCGGAACCGAAGAGCACTGGCAGGTCGACACCGTCCGGGTCGCTCGCGCCGTGTACGCGAAGTTCCCGCAACTGACCTCTATCGGCGGATGGCGACCGTCCGACGCGATTTCCCAAGATCATCCGTCCGGTCGCGCCGCCGACATCATGATCGACGACTACTCCAGCGACGAGGGCCGCAAGCTCGGTGACGCCGTCAAGGACTATTTGTGGGCCAATCGCGAGTACTTCCAGATCGAGTACATGATCTGGCGCCAGGAATACATTCCTTCGGACGGCACCCCGAACATGATGGAGGACCGGGGCAGCCCGAACGAAAACCACTTCAACCACGTCCATGTGACGACCATCGGACACGGAATGCCCACGGCTGGTCAAAGCTACGGCCCAGCTCCGGACGTGGACGGCTCCACCGCGCCCAAGCCCTCCGACGGGTGCACGATCGGGGGCGCGAATCTCGGTGATGCGGGCGCAGACCTCGCGGCGGGAACCGTGCCGCCGGAATTCGAGAAATGGCTGGTCATCAGCGCGAAGCAGTGCACGGAAATCACCCCGCCCCTTCTGGCGGGTCAGCTCGAGCAGGAATCGAATTGGAAGCCAGGCCAGATCAGCCCCGCGGGAGCTGGCGGCTACACCCAGTTCATGCCAGACACCTGGGCGGTGTTCGGGTATCCGGTCGACGAGAACGGCAACAAGAACGGTCCTGCCGGCGCCGGGGATCCGAACAACATCGCCGATGCGGTGATGGCCCAGGGCGCCTACGACTGTCACGTCGCCGAATACCTCCGCCCGCTGCATAAGAGCGGGCAGGTCACGGGCGATCCGATCGACACCATGCTCGCCGGATACAACGCAGGACCCGGTGCGGTCGAGCAGTTCGGCGGAATCCCGCCGTACGCCGAAACCCAGGCCTACGTCGTCGACATCAAAGAACGCATGACCCGCTACGACGCTGCCCTCGCCGGCGAGAACTAG
- a CDS encoding ATP/GTP-binding protein, translated as MQFKTVDDVTDAELENIIGKWEFAELEALAEAIDNGSVSAPFPLTHKARALKKWRKANEERDDAEDESPDPSWRRAYRTLPRRGFRDSYLSSDGGGAMETVLAPIEYQVSTMHACGLNPWMIGATAPTLGTPIGMHQRTGDSASCDVLTWFAEGLITNPSAFLLSLPALGKSSFIRKMFVGAVARNQCPIVAGDMKGEYVGATQAMGGQVITLGHGKGHLNPLSAGAMGAVLPRLEQHLARLRAAEERAAVTGQLLPATDPFTGRDRVSAAHIEELIEETKLVVHSRQLQMITALIELIRQDPIEDYESSLLSRALRELREGGEFSFVDPPLVRHLAAKIIEGSERLRKVVFAQSPDHYITIITRLVQSLEALLDGPLGDIFADHTSVPLDLDSTAICIDVSAITRGDQKLKAAVMLSCWSDAYGSMEAAHLLADAGLEPQKYFLAILDELWQVLGAGAGMVNRIDELTRLNRSDGTGLLQITHTGRDLETLPTEVDVKIAKGFIERSGMVICGGLPAGELDRLSDVLQFTSAERAMITSWSRGAPMRRTRRGPRRNPPGLGKFMIKIAKDNVPGIPVQTVFTRTEIDLKLHDTNSRFNELFELEGVA; from the coding sequence ATGCAGTTCAAGACCGTGGACGACGTCACCGACGCCGAACTCGAAAACATCATCGGCAAGTGGGAATTCGCCGAACTCGAGGCCCTTGCCGAAGCGATCGACAACGGGTCGGTGTCAGCTCCGTTCCCGCTCACACACAAGGCTCGTGCGCTCAAGAAATGGCGCAAAGCCAACGAGGAACGCGACGACGCCGAAGACGAAAGTCCGGACCCGTCCTGGCGGCGGGCGTACCGCACACTGCCCCGGCGTGGGTTCCGCGACAGCTACCTCAGCAGTGACGGCGGCGGCGCGATGGAGACCGTGCTCGCCCCGATCGAGTACCAGGTCAGCACCATGCACGCGTGCGGCCTCAACCCATGGATGATCGGCGCCACCGCTCCCACCCTCGGGACCCCGATCGGAATGCACCAGCGCACCGGGGATTCCGCGTCCTGCGATGTACTGACGTGGTTCGCCGAAGGACTGATCACCAACCCATCCGCGTTCCTGCTCTCACTACCTGCTCTGGGCAAGTCCTCGTTCATTCGCAAGATGTTCGTCGGCGCGGTCGCCCGGAATCAGTGCCCGATCGTCGCCGGCGACATGAAGGGCGAGTACGTCGGCGCCACACAGGCGATGGGCGGTCAAGTCATCACTCTCGGCCACGGCAAGGGCCACCTCAACCCACTCTCGGCCGGCGCGATGGGCGCGGTCCTCCCGCGTCTCGAGCAGCATCTCGCCCGACTGCGCGCCGCAGAGGAGAGGGCCGCTGTCACCGGTCAACTGTTGCCTGCGACCGACCCGTTCACCGGCCGCGATCGAGTCAGCGCCGCGCACATCGAGGAACTGATCGAAGAAACGAAGCTGGTCGTACATTCACGCCAACTCCAGATGATCACCGCGTTGATCGAACTGATCCGCCAGGATCCGATCGAGGACTACGAGAGTTCGCTGTTGTCGCGGGCCTTGCGGGAGTTGCGCGAGGGCGGCGAGTTCTCGTTCGTCGATCCGCCGCTGGTCAGACACCTCGCGGCGAAGATCATCGAGGGCTCCGAGCGACTGCGCAAGGTGGTCTTCGCACAGTCCCCAGATCACTACATCACGATCATCACGCGCTTGGTGCAGTCCCTCGAAGCATTGCTCGACGGACCGCTCGGCGACATCTTCGCCGACCACACAAGCGTGCCACTGGATCTCGATTCGACGGCGATCTGCATCGATGTCTCCGCCATCACCCGCGGCGACCAGAAGCTCAAGGCCGCGGTCATGCTCAGCTGCTGGTCCGACGCCTACGGCTCGATGGAAGCCGCGCATCTGCTCGCCGATGCCGGCCTCGAACCACAGAAGTACTTCCTCGCAATCTTGGACGAGCTGTGGCAGGTCCTCGGTGCCGGCGCCGGAATGGTCAACCGCATCGACGAACTCACCAGGCTCAACCGAAGCGACGGAACAGGCCTGCTCCAAATCACGCACACCGGCCGCGACCTCGAAACACTGCCGACCGAAGTGGACGTCAAGATCGCCAAGGGCTTCATCGAACGATCCGGAATGGTCATCTGTGGCGGACTACCCGCCGGTGAGCTCGATCGACTCTCCGACGTTCTCCAATTCACCTCCGCCGAGCGGGCAATGATCACCTCGTGGTCACGCGGCGCTCCGATGCGCCGTACCCGCCGTGGTCCGCGCCGCAACCCGCCGGGCCTGGGCAAGTTCATGATCAAAATCGCAAAGGACAATGTTCCGGGAATCCCGGTGCAGACCGTGTTCACACGAACCGAAATAGATCTGAAACTGCACGACACCAACTCTCGCTTCAACGAGCTGTTCGAACTCGAAGGTGTGGCGTGA
- a CDS encoding SCO6880 family protein, with product MGSLRWPSTPFTGRDRVRVETTEQARQEQVRGAGLVRYSALMTITCATATEVPNASSILESLSARAMLKLVRAYGMQDAAFAAGLGVGVLLGDHTTTSKIARNG from the coding sequence GTGGGGAGCTTACGATGGCCGTCGACACCGTTCACCGGCCGCGATCGAGTGCGCGTCGAAACCACCGAGCAGGCCCGTCAGGAACAGGTCCGCGGTGCCGGTCTGGTGCGGTACTCGGCTCTGATGACGATCACTTGCGCTACGGCGACAGAGGTGCCGAATGCGTCCTCGATCCTCGAATCGCTCTCCGCCCGAGCGATGTTGAAGCTGGTTCGCGCATACGGAATGCAAGATGCCGCGTTCGCGGCAGGTCTCGGTGTCGGGGTGCTGTTGGGCGATCACACCACCACCTCGAAGATCGCCCGCAACGGCTGA
- the istA gene encoding IS21-like element IS1415 family transposase, giving the protein MKSSREIMEILEAYDLTGSYRAAAELAGCDHHTVARYVQMRAAGQPPDRRRHRARAIDDFLPKIEELVVRSQGKVRADVIHERIVALGFTGGERTTRRTVAEAKAQFRAGRRRVYRPWVTEPGLWLQYDFGDGPTISGRKTTLFCAWLAWSRFRVVIPIWDKTLPTVAACLDATFRRLGGVPVYVLTDNEKTATIDHVAGIAVRNPEIVEVARHYGTTLRTCLPADPESKGGSEATVRIAKADLLPKEVNLREQYHSFGELESACRQFCTDVNTRVHSSTRRRPVERLAEELQRLHPLPKSPFTAVFGTTRRVNWESTISVEGVRYSVPHTLIDTRVWARFHGEELIVTAVDNDGGAVEVARHRRGQPGSPVLDNDHYPPRPDRDAADRVPKPRTAAELAFLQLGQGANSWLVEAAAAGARRIRAKMAEAVDLSKLHSPDAVDRALGTAAMTGRFADRDLISILDYQVTHEHADPVRRSENHTLQPGTAAWSTFGQTPAPASPATTDDESDDA; this is encoded by the coding sequence ATGAAATCGAGCAGGGAGATCATGGAAATTTTGGAGGCGTACGACCTCACGGGTAGTTATCGGGCGGCGGCGGAGCTGGCTGGGTGTGATCACCACACGGTGGCCCGGTATGTGCAGATGCGCGCTGCGGGGCAGCCGCCGGACCGCCGGCGGCATCGAGCGCGGGCGATCGACGACTTTCTGCCGAAGATCGAGGAGTTGGTGGTCCGCTCGCAGGGCAAGGTCCGCGCGGATGTCATCCACGAACGGATCGTCGCGCTGGGGTTCACCGGCGGTGAGCGGACCACGCGCCGGACGGTCGCGGAGGCGAAGGCCCAGTTTCGGGCTGGTCGGCGGCGAGTGTATCGGCCGTGGGTAACCGAACCTGGGCTGTGGTTACAGTACGACTTCGGTGACGGGCCAACGATTTCCGGCCGGAAGACGACGTTGTTCTGCGCATGGTTGGCGTGGTCGCGATTTCGGGTGGTGATCCCGATCTGGGACAAGACATTGCCGACGGTGGCGGCGTGTTTGGATGCGACATTCCGCCGCTTGGGCGGGGTTCCGGTCTATGTCCTCACCGACAACGAGAAGACCGCGACGATCGATCACGTGGCCGGGATCGCGGTCCGCAATCCGGAGATCGTGGAGGTGGCACGGCATTACGGCACGACGCTGCGGACGTGTTTACCTGCTGATCCGGAGTCGAAGGGAGGAAGTGAGGCGACGGTGCGGATCGCCAAAGCCGACCTGTTGCCGAAGGAGGTGAACCTGCGCGAGCAGTATCACTCTTTCGGTGAGCTCGAGTCGGCTTGCCGGCAGTTCTGCACCGACGTCAACACCCGCGTCCACAGCTCTACTCGGCGGCGGCCGGTCGAGCGGCTGGCCGAAGAGTTGCAGCGGCTGCATCCGCTGCCGAAATCTCCGTTCACCGCGGTGTTCGGCACTACCCGGCGGGTGAACTGGGAGTCGACGATCTCGGTGGAAGGGGTGCGGTATTCGGTGCCGCACACGTTGATCGACACTCGGGTCTGGGCCCGCTTCCATGGTGAGGAGCTGATCGTGACCGCCGTCGACAATGATGGCGGTGCAGTCGAAGTCGCGCGGCACCGCCGCGGCCAACCCGGTTCACCGGTCCTCGACAACGACCACTACCCACCCCGCCCAGACCGCGACGCCGCCGACCGGGTGCCCAAGCCTCGTACCGCCGCCGAGCTCGCCTTCCTACAGTTGGGCCAGGGTGCCAACAGCTGGCTGGTCGAGGCTGCCGCCGCGGGAGCGCGCCGCATCAGGGCGAAGATGGCCGAGGCCGTGGACCTTTCGAAGCTGCACTCCCCGGACGCAGTCGACAGAGCGTTGGGGACGGCGGCGATGACCGGCCGGTTCGCCGATCGGGACCTGATCTCGATCCTCGACTACCAAGTCACCCACGAACACGCTGATCCGGTCCGTCGCAGCGAGAACCACACTCTGCAACCGGGCACCGCCGCCTGGTCCACCTTCGGCCAGACACCAGCGCCGGCCAGCCCAGCCACTACTGACGATGAAAGCGATGACGCCTGA